In one window of Henckelia pumila isolate YLH828 chromosome 1, ASM3356847v2, whole genome shotgun sequence DNA:
- the LOC140886114 gene encoding uncharacterized protein, whose protein sequence is MAITQSNINPVINIAAATLRRDHRLHFRFLQSHRILLARPATFRHLVVANFKTRAFSTDETEPQIAADPAAKKLPDKPPICTADELHYVAVDNSKWSLALWRYNPSPGAPPRNHPLLLLSGVGTNAIGYDLSHGSSFARYMCGQGFDTWVLEVRGAGLSTQESGLQDVEKSAEEISERMEIAVENATDGVLEQQSALEKSEIAVVDNEQPETAMAVDESRLVTELTETFIRLSERLSGFLSETQSNIMFAKLFDQISKLLEDSFIFERFIDIRGKFLSLLETRQNSGIGGQIRDLSQRLVDIVEEGQRSLSPQLFDLQERVTTTVDDFQKQLDLIVKYDWDFDHYLEEDVPSAMEYVRSQTKPEDGRILAIGHSMGGILLYALLSRYSSQGRDPGLAAVVTLASSLDYTSSKSSLKLLLPLADPAQALNVPIVPLGALLSAAYPLSSQPPYVLSWLNDLISAQDMMHPDLLKKLVLNNFCTIPIKLLLQLTTAFREGGLRDRSGKFFYKNHLHEINVPVLALAGDHDLICPPEAVHETVKLIPEHLVTYKVFGEPGGPHYAHYDLVGGRMAAEQLYPCIIEFLTFHDSVQEYEA, encoded by the exons atgGCAATCACGCAATCTAATATTAACCCGGTGATTAACATCGCGGCGGCGACTCTCCGCCGTGACCATCGCCTCCACTTCCGCTTCTTGCAGAGCCACCGGATCCTCCTCGCCCGTCCTGCCACCTTCCGCCACCTGGTTGTCGCCAATTTCAAAACCAGAGCTTTCTCAACAGATGAGACAGAACCTCAGATAGCTGCAGACCCGGCGGCGAAGAAGCTTCCTGATAAGCCACCGATATGCACCGCCGACGAGCTCCACTACGTCGCGGTTGACAATTCCAAATGGAGCCTCGCGCTTTGGCGCTACAATCCCTCGCCAGGG GCTCCACCAAGAAACCATCCACTGCTGCTGCTGTCGGGCGTGGGAACAAATGCCATTGGATATGATCTTTCTCATGGA TCTTCATTTGCCCGTTATATGTGTGGGCAAGGATTTGATACATGGGTTCTAGAAGTTCGAGGAGCTGGGTTGAGTACACAAGAATCAGGTCTCCAGGATGTTGAGAAGTCAGCTGAAGAGATATCTGAAAGAATGGAAATTGCTGTGGAGAATGCAACCGATGGGGTTCTCGAGCAGCAGTCTGCGTTGGAAAAATCTGAGATAGCTGTGGTCGATAATGAACAGCCTGAGACTGCAATGGCTGTGGATGAATCTAGATTGGTGACAGAGTTGACCGAAACTTTTATCCGACTATCAGAAAGACTTTCTGGTTTTCTTAGCGAAACTCAGTCGAACATTATGTTTGCTAAATTGTTTGATCAGATATCAAAGCTATTAGAGGATTCCTTTATCTTCGAACGTTTTATTGATATAAGGGGAAAGTTTTTAAGTTTGCTAGAAACGAGGCAAAACTCTGGTATAGGAGGCCAGATCAGGGACCTAAGTCAGAGACTAGTAGATATCGTGGAAGAAGGTCAGCGGTCTCTCTCACCTCAACTTTTTGATCTTCAGGAACGCGTAACTACTACTGTAGATGATTTCCAGAAACAGTTAGACTTGATTGTCAAATATGACTGGGACTTCGATCATTATCTGGAAGAGGATGTTCCTTCAGCG ATGGAATACGTAAGATCCCAGACCAAACCAGAGGATGGTCGAATACTTGCAATCGGGCACTCCATGGGGGGTATCTTGTTATATGCCTTGCTATCACGATACA GTTCCCAAGGAAGAGATCCTGGATTGGCAGCTGTTGTTACATTGGCATCATCACTTGACTACACGTCATCTAAATCATCACTCAAACTGCTCTTACCCCTT GCTGATCCCGCTCAAGCTCTCAATGTGCCGATTGTTCCTTTAGGAGCATTGTTATCTGCAGCTTATCCTCTTTCTTCCCAGCCACCTTATGTCTTATCATGGCTGAATGACTTGATATCAGCACAGGATATGATGCATCCAGACCTTTTGAAGAAACTTGTTTTAAACAACTTTT GTACCATCCCTATTAAACTGTTATTGCAACTGACTACAGCTTTTCGAGAGGGGGGACTCCGGGACAGAAGCGGTAAATTTTTCTACAAGAATCATCTTCATGAAATCAATGTCCCCGTCTTGGCTCTTGCAGGAGATCATGACTTGATTTGTCCACCAGAAGCTGTACATG AAACTGTGAAGCTCATTCCCGAGCATTTGGTCACCTATAAAGTATTTGGAGAGCCTGGTGGTCCACATTATGCCCATTACGACTTGGTGGGAGGACGGATG GCTGCGGAACAATTGTACccttgtataatcgaatttctAACCTTTCACGACTCAGTTCAAGAATACGAGGCATGA
- the LOC140886129 gene encoding auxin-responsive protein IAA32, which yields MDSNASSYILPTAYCVSKDDSKLIDLGLSLRALQPDAVYPCANENYDQILVDWHQLHPHMKRANDLNTHIIKENDLNDEFSERSHSKQCWTSYVKVSMDGVIVGRKVCIIDHMDYLSLALQLEDMFGKYTISGLRLFQVGSQFSLFYKDIDEQWRTIADIPWKEFVDRVQRLRIACHNNEANRIVYTSALVGSI from the exons ATGGATTCAAATGCATCAAGCTATATTCTTCCCACAGCATATTGTGTAAGCAAAGACGATTCTAAGCTCATTGACTTGGGGCTCAGTCTTAGAGCATTGCAGCCAGATGCTGTTTATCCTTGTGCAAATG AAAACTATGATCAAATCTTGGTAGACTGGCACCAGCTCCACCCACATATGAAACGGGCTAATGACTTGAACACACATATCATTAAAGAAAATGATCTCAACGACGAATTTTCGGAGAGAAGTCATAGCAAACAATGTTGGACTTCTTATGTGAAAGTGAGCATGGATGGTGTCATTGTAGGAAGAAAAGTGTGCATTATTGATCACATGGATTATTTGAGTCTTGCACTTCAACTAGAAGACATGTTTG GAAAATATACGATATCTGGTCTGAGATTGTTCCAAGTTGGGTCACAGTTCTCCTTATTTTACAAGGATATCGATGAGCAATGGAGGACTATTGCAGATATTCCTTGGAA GGAGTTTGTGGATCGCGTTCAAAGGCTGAGAATCGCATGCCATAACAACGAAGCAAATCGCATTGTCTATACTTCAGCTCTGGTTGGTTCAATTTGA
- the LOC140886266 gene encoding receptor protein kinase-like protein ZAR1 has protein sequence MLALVAFLILVLCNYGDVFVASSLNDEGIALLSFKQSIKEDPEGSLNNWNNSDENPCSWNGISCRDQRVVSVSIPNKKLYGFLSTSLGSLSELRHVNLRSNRFFGGLSSELLKAQGLQSLVLYGNSFSGNLPFEFGNLQYLQTLDLSQNFFNGSLPTSLIQCKRLRNLDVSQNNFSGSLPNGLGKNLVLLEKLDLSFNEIDGSIPGDLGYLSNLQGTLDLSHNMFNGSIPSSLGNLPEKVYIDLTYNKLSGPIPQNGALINRGPTAFIGNPGLCGPPLKNLCSSDSETGSSSSIPYMPSNYPPQGGENVGKGRGLSKAAMIAIIVGDVIGICAIGLLFSYCYSRLCPRGKRNNENAYGFEKGRKARKECLCFKKDESETLSENIEQYDLVPLDAQVAFDLDELLKASAFVLGKSGIGIVYKVVLEDGLTLAVRRLGEGGSQRFKEFQTEVEAVGKLRHPNVVNLRAYYWSVDEKLLIYDFIPNGNLATAIHGKAGLVTFTPISWSTRLKIMKGVAKGMVYLHEYSPKKYVHGDLKPSNILLGPDMEPKISDFGLGRLANIAGASPTMQSSRMASEKPHQRQQTSSTASDAATFVSTSSFGLYYQAPEAVKMVKPSQKWDIYSYGVILLEMITGRGPLVQVGNTEMDLVHWMQQSIEEKKPLSDVLDPHLVQDVDKEEEMISVLKIAMACTQGSPERRPSARHVSDAMERIPISSV, from the exons ATGTTAGCTTTAGTGGCTTTCTTGATCTTAGTGTTGTGCAACTATGGTGATGTTTTTGTTGCGAGTTCTTTAAATGACGAAGGCATAGCTCTGTTGTCATTTAAGCAGTCCATTAAAGAAGATCCTGAGGGTTCACTCAATAACTGGAATAATTCTGATGAAAACCCTTGTTCTTGGAATGGAATTTCATGTAGAGATCAGAGAGTCGTCTCTGTTAGCATTCCGAATAAGAAACTCTACGGTTTTCTTTCTACATCACTTGGATCTTTATCTGAGCTTAGGCATGTGAACTTAAGGAGTAATAGGTTTTTTGGGGGATTAAGTTCTGAGCTTCTCAAAGCTCAGGGATTGCAAAGTTTGGTGCTTTATGGGAATTCCTTCTCTGGGAATTTACCATTTGAGTTTGGGAATCTTCAATATCTTCAAACTTTAGATTTATCACAGAATTTCTTTAATGGGTCCCTTCCCACTTCATTAATTCAGTGTAAAAGATTGAGAAATCTCGATGTTAGTCAGAATAATTTTAGTGGTTCTTTGCCGAATGGATTAGGGAAAAACTTGGTTTTGTTGGAAAAGCTTGATCTTTCATTCAATGAAATCGATGGCTCAATTCCTGGTGACTTGGGCTATCTGTCTAATTTACAAGGAACTCTAGATTTGTCTCATAATATGTTCAATGGTTCAATCCCATCCAGTCTTGGCAATCTTCCTGAGAAAGTTTATATTGATCTCACGTATAACAAATTAAGTGGCCCGATTCCACAAAATGGTGCTCTGATCAACAGAGGACCGACTGCCTTCATTGGAAATCCTGGTCTTTGTGGTCCCCCATTGAAAAatctttgttcttcagatagTGAGACAGGATCGTCTTCCTCGATTCCTTACATGCCTAGTAATTATCCCCCACAAGGTGGAGAAAATGTTGGAAAGGGTCGGGGGCTGAGTAAAGCCGCTATGATTGCTATAATCGTGGGTGATGTGATTGGAATTTGTGCTATTGGTTTGCTTTTCTCATATTGTTACTCGAGGCTCTGCCCTCGTGGCAAAAGAAACAATGAAAATGCTTATGGTTTTGAGAAGGGACGCAAGGCGAGAAAGGAATGTTTATGTTTCAAAAAAGATGAATCAGAGACTTTATCAGAAAACATAGAGCAGTATGATCTAGTGCCGTTAGATGCACAAGTGGCATTTGATCTTGATGAGCTTTTGAAGGCATCTGCTTTTGTCCTTGGCAAAAGCGGTATTGGAATCGTATACAAGGTTGTGCTGGAGGATGGACTTACCCTGGCTGTGAGAAGATTGGGTGAAGGAGGTTCACAAAGATTCAAAGAATTTCAGACCGAAGTTGAAGCAGTTGGAAAGTTGAGACATCCAAATGTCGTCAATCTTCGAGCTTATTATTGGTCAGTGGACGAAAAGCTGCTGATATATGATTTCATACCGAATGGGAACCTTGCTACTGCTATACATG GAAAGGCAGGGCTGGTGACATTTACGCCTATCTCATGGTCTACACGATTGAAAATAATGAAAGGAGTTGCTAAAGGCATGGTTTATCTACATGAATATAGTCCCAAGAAATACGTTCATGGCGATTTGAAGCCATCAAATATATTGCTCGGACCCGATATGGAGCCAAAAATCTCCGATTTTGGCCTTGGACGACTCGCCAACATAGCCGGTGCATCCCCAACCATGCAATCTAGCCGAATGGCCTCTGAGAAACCACACCAAAGGCAACAAACCAGTAGCACTGCTTCAGATGCTGCAACATTTGTCTCGACTTCTTCTTTTGGCTTGTACTATCAAGCTCCCGAGGCTGTGAAAATGGTGAAACCGTCTCAAAAATGGGATATCTACTCTTACGGGGTGATTTTACTTGAGATGATCACCGGGAGGGGGCCACTAGTTCAAGTTGGCAACACAGAAATGGATCTTGTCCATTGGATGCAACAATCTATTGAAGAGAAGAAACCATTATCCGACGTCTTGGATCCACACTTGGTTCAAGATGTAGATAAAGAGGAAGAGATGATTTCTGTTCTGAAAATCGCCATGGCATGCACACAAGGCAGCCCTGAAAGAAGACCTTCGGCGAGGCATGTTTCGGATGCAATGGAAAGAATTCCCATTTCCtctgtttga